A DNA window from Altererythrobacter sp. B11 contains the following coding sequences:
- a CDS encoding SLC13 family permease codes for MAITLLLPPPPSMPGGAWVVAGLVCWMAAWWMTEAIPLTATALLPFLVLPFAGVGTPNDVASDYYSPILFLILGGAFLALAIERTGLHKRLAVFVLDLVGSKGGPLQVMLAFMVSAAVLSNIISNTSTALIMMPMAAAVLAGGGAGSDQRLGLPGALPMAIAFAASIGGLGTIIGSPTNAIGVALLRETAGVQVSFALWSAFGLPIVVLGIPLAALIIGKVQRVADHPFDTQAARAAIAPHGPWTTPERRLVPVIALAFVLWMARPLLEPLLPPGSLTDGTIAVFAGLALFLLPDGTGRRLLNWEEANRAPWGVILMFGGGLALAAAMSRSGLDTWLGQALLPLAGVPLVVVALAVVAMVVLITEFASNVATASGVMPVIASLTVALGADPLLLGVPAAMAASWGFMLPSGTGPNAIAWATGRIDLPRMVGAGALLDLAGVVLIVGSAWAVYALMAAIGLV; via the coding sequence ATGGCCATCACCCTGCTGCTACCGCCGCCCCCGTCCATGCCCGGCGGGGCATGGGTGGTCGCCGGGCTGGTATGCTGGATGGCCGCCTGGTGGATGACAGAGGCGATCCCCCTCACGGCCACCGCCCTGCTTCCCTTCCTCGTCCTGCCGTTTGCGGGCGTGGGCACGCCCAACGATGTCGCTTCCGATTACTATTCCCCGATCCTGTTCCTGATTCTGGGCGGCGCCTTCCTGGCGCTGGCGATCGAGCGGACCGGGCTGCACAAGCGGCTGGCCGTGTTCGTGCTCGATCTGGTGGGCAGCAAGGGCGGGCCGCTGCAGGTGATGCTGGCCTTCATGGTTTCGGCGGCGGTGCTGTCCAACATCATTTCCAACACCTCCACCGCGCTCATCATGATGCCCATGGCCGCGGCCGTGCTGGCGGGCGGTGGAGCCGGGTCGGACCAGCGGCTGGGCCTGCCCGGCGCGCTGCCCATGGCAATCGCCTTCGCCGCTTCCATCGGCGGACTCGGCACGATCATCGGCAGCCCGACCAATGCCATCGGCGTCGCGCTGCTGCGCGAAACCGCCGGAGTGCAGGTCAGCTTCGCGCTGTGGAGCGCCTTCGGCCTGCCGATCGTGGTGCTGGGAATACCGCTGGCCGCGCTGATCATCGGCAAGGTGCAGCGGGTGGCCGATCACCCCTTCGACACGCAGGCGGCGCGCGCGGCCATTGCGCCGCATGGGCCATGGACCACGCCGGAACGGCGGCTGGTGCCGGTGATCGCACTTGCCTTCGTGCTGTGGATGGCGCGCCCGCTGCTTGAACCGCTGCTGCCGCCGGGCTCGCTCACCGACGGCACGATTGCCGTGTTCGCGGGGCTGGCCCTGTTCCTGCTTCCCGATGGCACCGGCCGGCGGCTGCTGAACTGGGAAGAGGCGAACCGGGCGCCATGGGGCGTGATCCTGATGTTCGGCGGGGGGCTGGCGCTGGCCGCGGCGATGAGCCGCAGCGGGCTGGACACATGGCTGGGGCAAGCGCTGCTCCCCCTGGCCGGCGTGCCGCTGGTGGTGGTGGCGCTGGCCGTGGTGGCGATGGTGGTGCTGATTACAGAATTCGCCAGCAATGTCGCCACCGCCAGCGGCGTGATGCCAGTGATCGCCAGCCTCACCGTGGCGCTGGGGGCGGACCCGCTGTTGCTGGGCGTGCCGGCGGCCATGGCGGCCAGCTGGGGCTTCATGCTGCCATCCGGCACCGGCCCGAATGCCATCGCCTGGGCCACCGGGCGGATCGATCTGCCGCGCATGGTCGGCGCGGGCGCGCTGCTCGACCTTGCCGGCGTCGTACTGATCGTCGGTTCGGCATGGGCAGTCTATGCGCTGATGGCGGCAATCGGGCTGGTGTAA
- a CDS encoding cystathionine gamma-synthase family protein, giving the protein MSDQNDLPPTDPTTPRRKPRPEVARLGGRELKPSTLMMGFGYDPTLSEGALKPPIFLTSTFAFESAAAGKRHFQSLTGGGGAEGLVYSRFNGPNQEILEDRLGVWDGAEDALVFSSGMTAICILLMAYCRSGDVIVHSGPLYAASEGFVAKVLGKFGVTYVDFPAGATREELDAVLAEAKDRAAQQGGRVAMIYLESPGNPTNALVDVEAVRAARDAALDPAQTPIAIDNTFLGPLWQRPLDQGADIVVYSLTKYVGGHSDLVAGSVAGAKRWMDPVRSLRNTMGGICDPNTAWMLLRSLETVELRMQRATENAVKVCDFLKDHPKVSGVGFLSLLPEGTRQKDIYDRHCSGPGSTFSLFIDGGEAESFRFLDNLRIAKLAVSLGGTETLASHPAGMTHLSVSPERRAQLGITDNLVRISIGIEDADDLIADFAQALEAV; this is encoded by the coding sequence ATGTCTGATCAGAACGACCTTCCGCCGACGGATCCCACCACGCCCCGGCGCAAGCCGCGGCCCGAAGTGGCCCGGCTCGGCGGCCGCGAGTTGAAGCCGTCCACGCTGATGATGGGCTTCGGCTATGATCCCACCCTGTCGGAAGGCGCGCTGAAGCCGCCGATCTTCCTCACCAGCACCTTCGCCTTCGAAAGCGCTGCGGCAGGGAAGCGGCATTTCCAAAGCCTGACCGGCGGCGGCGGCGCGGAAGGGCTCGTCTATTCCCGCTTCAACGGCCCCAATCAGGAAATCCTCGAAGATCGCCTGGGCGTGTGGGACGGGGCGGAGGATGCGCTGGTGTTTTCCAGCGGTATGACGGCGATCTGCATCCTGCTGATGGCCTATTGCCGTTCGGGCGACGTGATCGTCCACTCCGGCCCGCTCTATGCCGCCAGCGAAGGCTTCGTAGCCAAGGTGCTGGGCAAGTTCGGCGTGACTTATGTCGATTTTCCCGCAGGTGCGACGCGCGAGGAACTGGACGCGGTGCTGGCGGAGGCGAAGGATCGCGCCGCGCAGCAGGGCGGCCGGGTGGCGATGATCTATCTGGAAAGTCCCGGCAATCCCACCAATGCGCTGGTGGATGTGGAAGCGGTGCGGGCCGCGCGCGATGCGGCGCTCGACCCCGCGCAGACGCCGATTGCGATCGACAACACCTTTCTCGGTCCGCTGTGGCAGCGCCCGCTGGACCAAGGGGCGGATATCGTCGTCTACTCACTGACGAAATATGTCGGCGGCCATTCGGACCTGGTGGCGGGCAGCGTGGCCGGCGCCAAGCGGTGGATGGACCCGGTGCGCAGCCTGCGCAACACCATGGGCGGCATCTGCGATCCCAACACCGCCTGGATGCTGCTGCGCAGCCTGGAAACGGTGGAGCTGCGGATGCAGCGCGCCACCGAAAACGCGGTGAAAGTGTGCGATTTCCTGAAGGATCACCCCAAGGTCAGCGGCGTCGGCTTCCTTAGCCTGCTGCCGGAAGGCACGCGGCAGAAGGATATTTATGATCGCCACTGCAGCGGGCCGGGCAGCACCTTCTCCCTCTTCATCGACGGCGGGGAGGCGGAGAGCTTCCGCTTCCTAGACAATCTGCGCATCGCCAAGCTGGCGGTGAGCCTGGGCGGCACGGAAACGCTTGCCAGCCATCCGGCGGGAATGACGCATCTTTCCGTCAGCCCGGAACGGCGCGCCCAGCTGGGGATCACTGATAATCTGGTGCGGATTTCCATCGGCATAGAGGACGCCGATGATCTGATCGCCGATTTCGCGCAGGCGCTGGAGGCGGTGTAA
- a CDS encoding J domain-containing protein: MSRSRRSMDWGFPRWRGYESAREAAKVRLCDRHGCEEPGDCPAPKAPNSPERWYFCQRHAAEYNQKWDYFEGLEKAEAEARARSEQRENAGYAEAAHYGWAGSGDGSRSADEMRALEVLGLESDADFPAIKKAWRDRAKEVHPDVKPGDAEAARQFQAYSVAYEVLRQAEERREWSG, from the coding sequence ATGTCCCGTTCCCGCCGATCGATGGACTGGGGCTTCCCCCGCTGGCGTGGTTATGAAAGCGCGCGCGAGGCGGCGAAGGTGCGCCTGTGCGATCGCCATGGCTGCGAAGAGCCGGGCGATTGCCCCGCGCCCAAGGCGCCGAACAGCCCGGAGCGGTGGTATTTCTGCCAGCGCCACGCCGCCGAATACAATCAGAAGTGGGACTATTTCGAAGGGCTGGAGAAGGCGGAGGCGGAAGCCCGCGCCCGCAGCGAACAGCGCGAGAACGCCGGCTATGCCGAAGCGGCGCATTACGGCTGGGCCGGCAGCGGCGACGGCAGCCGAAGTGCGGATGAAATGCGTGCGCTGGAAGTGCTGGGGCTGGAAAGCGATGCGGATTTCCCTGCGATCAAGAAGGCGTGGCGGGACCGGGCGAAGGAAGTCCATCCCGATGTGAAGCCCGGCGATGCCGAGGCGGCCCGCCAGTTCCAGGCCTATAGCGTGGCCTATGAAGTGCTGCGCCAGGCCGAGGAACGGCGGGAGTGGAGCGGCTAG
- the pal gene encoding peptidoglycan-associated lipoprotein Pal: MQKIAIALTAASALALGACAKKAPETLPPAPQPTATTPAPAPTPAPTGPVPGSQTHFKQAMAGKDVIYFDTDKYDIDSEDQAALRAQAQYMSQYPNIRATIEGHCDERGTRDYNLALGERRANAAKNYLVSLGVPATRVTTISYGKERPVALGSNEAAWAQNRRAVTIVLN; the protein is encoded by the coding sequence ATGCAGAAGATCGCTATAGCCCTGACGGCCGCCAGTGCGCTTGCCCTGGGGGCCTGCGCCAAGAAGGCTCCGGAAACGCTGCCGCCGGCTCCGCAGCCGACTGCAACGACGCCGGCACCCGCGCCGACGCCCGCGCCCACCGGCCCGGTCCCGGGTTCGCAGACCCATTTCAAGCAGGCCATGGCCGGCAAGGATGTGATCTACTTCGATACCGACAAATACGATATCGACAGCGAGGATCAGGCCGCCCTGCGTGCGCAGGCGCAGTATATGTCGCAGTATCCGAACATCCGCGCCACGATCGAAGGGCATTGCGACGAGCGCGGCACGCGCGACTACAACCTTGCGCTGGGTGAACGCCGCGCCAATGCGGCGAAGAACTATCTCGTCAGCCTGGGCGTGCCGGCTACGCGGGTGACCACGATCAGCTACGGCAAGGAACGCCCGGTGGCGCTGGGTTCCAACGAAGCCGCCTGGGCGCAGAACCGCCGCGCGGTGACGATCGTTCTGAACTGA
- the tolB gene encoding Tol-Pal system beta propeller repeat protein TolB has protein sequence MITRLALALSVSLVAVPAAAQNTTPPPVVTPAPAEPAAAGTDQDEGFTFTVTDENAWQDLGIAIPAFATSRDEPTPANSQGTRALGMELARVIFNDLRNNGLFRPVGPDALPKPAYDQITAPAWNVWSGRSAEMLVQGYVRANEDGRLTVGCYLYDVQLQDQLVREGWVVQPNEWRRAAHKCADLVYSRLSGESPFFDSKIAYIAETGPKDHRIKRLAIMDSDGANHRFITNGQATALTPRYSPDYSKIVYLSYLNGNPRIYIYDIGTGKQTLVTQSNNPTFAPRWSPDGKWILYSMAIAGNTDIYRVPATGGQSQKLTDSPGIDIGGSYSPDGSQIVFESDRSGSQQIYVMNADGSNQRRISFFGGRSATPEWSPRGDLIAFTHIAGDLRIAVMTPAGRNMRYLTNSWQDEAPTWSPNGRIVQFFRTAKGSGEGSLWQVDLTGENLRKLPTPVGASDPAWGPVLP, from the coding sequence ATGATCACCCGCCTTGCCCTCGCCCTTTCAGTGAGTTTGGTGGCTGTGCCCGCCGCTGCACAGAACACAACACCACCGCCGGTCGTCACACCCGCTCCGGCGGAACCGGCCGCTGCTGGAACGGATCAGGACGAAGGCTTTACGTTCACTGTCACGGATGAGAACGCCTGGCAGGATCTGGGCATCGCCATTCCCGCCTTCGCCACCAGTCGCGACGAGCCCACGCCAGCCAATTCGCAGGGCACTCGCGCGCTCGGGATGGAACTGGCCCGCGTGATCTTCAACGATCTGCGCAACAATGGCCTGTTCCGCCCCGTGGGGCCGGACGCGCTGCCCAAGCCGGCATATGACCAGATCACTGCGCCCGCTTGGAACGTGTGGAGCGGCCGCTCGGCCGAGATGCTGGTGCAGGGCTATGTTCGCGCGAACGAGGACGGCCGGCTGACGGTGGGCTGCTATCTCTATGACGTGCAGTTACAGGACCAGCTGGTGCGCGAAGGTTGGGTGGTGCAGCCGAACGAATGGCGGCGGGCGGCGCACAAATGCGCGGACCTCGTCTATTCGCGCCTGTCCGGGGAAAGCCCGTTCTTCGATTCCAAAATCGCCTATATCGCGGAGACGGGGCCGAAGGATCACCGCATCAAGCGCCTGGCCATTATGGATTCGGACGGGGCAAACCACCGCTTCATCACCAATGGGCAGGCGACGGCGCTGACCCCCCGGTATTCCCCCGACTATTCGAAGATCGTCTATCTCAGCTATCTGAACGGCAACCCGCGCATCTACATCTACGACATCGGCACGGGCAAGCAGACGCTGGTGACGCAGAGCAACAACCCCACCTTCGCGCCGCGCTGGTCGCCCGATGGCAAGTGGATCCTCTATTCCATGGCAATCGCGGGCAATACCGACATCTATCGCGTGCCGGCCACCGGGGGGCAGAGCCAGAAGCTGACCGACAGCCCCGGCATCGACATCGGCGGATCCTATTCGCCCGATGGCAGCCAGATCGTGTTCGAAAGCGATCGGTCGGGCAGCCAGCAGATCTATGTGATGAACGCCGATGGCTCCAACCAGCGGCGCATCAGCTTCTTCGGCGGCCGCTCGGCCACGCCGGAGTGGAGCCCGCGCGGTGACTTGATCGCCTTCACGCATATTGCCGGCGATCTGCGTATCGCAGTGATGACCCCGGCCGGGCGCAACATGCGCTATCTCACCAACAGCTGGCAGGATGAGGCGCCGACCTGGTCGCCCAACGGCCGCATCGTTCAGTTTTTCCGCACTGCCAAAGGATCGGGGGAAGGTTCCCTGTGGCAGGTGGATCTCACCGGCGAGAATCTGCGCAAGCTGCCCACGCCGGTGGGTGCATCGGACCCGGCCTGGGGACCGGTTCTGCCGTAA
- a CDS encoding energy transducer TonB: MAASASLSREERIGLGIAAAAHVALVAVLVFYDKSPPHQIPVPERMEVSLASEVSLRSTAPDPAEAPQAAVAPELSAEPEPVAPPPPPAPERVERPAEQPVTPPAPRAAASSRPAPRPTAQPRPSQPQPKPSAAPRQTRPDPKPAPSPSRSSRPTGTRIGSDFLSGAGASDGSDRGSPAKEAGPAVTASIQAAMARQIKPHWSAPQGVDTEKLVTYLNWDLNPDGSLKGRPTCVRQTGETPSNSPQKALHCERAIRAIQLAAPFNLPEEYYNIWKSPRNVKFDRNL, translated from the coding sequence ATGGCAGCTTCCGCTTCCCTGTCGCGAGAGGAACGCATCGGTCTCGGCATCGCCGCCGCCGCGCATGTGGCGCTGGTGGCGGTGCTCGTGTTCTACGACAAGTCGCCCCCGCACCAGATCCCGGTGCCCGAGCGGATGGAGGTCAGCCTGGCGAGCGAGGTGAGCCTCCGCTCCACCGCGCCCGATCCCGCCGAAGCACCGCAGGCGGCCGTTGCCCCGGAGCTTTCGGCCGAGCCCGAGCCGGTCGCTCCGCCGCCACCGCCCGCGCCGGAGCGGGTCGAGCGGCCGGCAGAGCAGCCCGTGACCCCGCCGGCGCCGCGTGCCGCCGCCAGCTCCCGGCCGGCCCCGCGGCCCACCGCTCAGCCACGGCCATCCCAGCCACAGCCCAAGCCCAGCGCCGCGCCGCGCCAGACGCGGCCGGACCCCAAGCCCGCGCCCAGTCCCTCGCGCAGTTCGCGCCCCACCGGCACCCGCATCGGATCGGATTTCCTGTCCGGCGCGGGCGCCAGCGATGGGTCGGACCGCGGCAGCCCGGCAAAGGAGGCGGGGCCGGCAGTTACGGCATCCATTCAAGCTGCCATGGCCCGGCAAATCAAACCGCACTGGTCGGCGCCGCAGGGTGTCGATACAGAAAAGCTCGTCACCTATCTGAATTGGGATCTCAATCCCGACGGAAGTCTGAAAGGCCGCCCAACCTGCGTTAGGCAGACGGGTGAGACGCCATCAAATAGTCCGCAGAAAGCGCTGCACTGCGAGCGCGCAATCCGTGCGATCCAGCTGGCCGCACCATTCAACCTGCCCGAGGAATACTACAACATCTGGAAGAGTCCTCGGAATGTGAAATTCGATAGGAATCTGTGA
- a CDS encoding ExbD/TolR family protein: MAMGLHTSRRRGRSSRRTPMAEINVTPLVDVMLVLLIIFMVTAPMLASGVPVDLPDSRANALEQEQDQITISIDQAGFIYVDDAVVEGGAFPSVVSGFSCGAPQGPLITLRADRGLDYGRVMAVMGELNRAGCNRISLVTQGSVEAP, from the coding sequence ATGGCGATGGGTCTCCACACCTCGCGTCGGCGCGGCCGTTCGAGCCGGCGGACGCCTATGGCGGAGATCAACGTCACGCCGCTGGTGGACGTGATGCTGGTGCTGCTGATCATCTTCATGGTGACGGCGCCCATGCTGGCCAGCGGCGTGCCCGTGGACCTGCCGGACAGCCGCGCCAATGCGCTGGAGCAGGAACAGGACCAGATCACCATCTCCATCGATCAGGCCGGCTTCATCTATGTCGATGATGCGGTGGTCGAAGGCGGCGCTTTCCCCTCCGTGGTCTCGGGCTTCTCCTGCGGCGCGCCGCAAGGGCCGCTGATCACTCTGCGGGCGGACCGCGGGCTCGATTATGGTCGCGTCATGGCGGTGATGGGCGAGCTGAACCGCGCCGGCTGCAACCGCATTTCCCTGGTCACCCAGGGTTCAGTCGAGGCTCCATAG
- the tolQ gene encoding protein TolQ — protein sequence MILDMMSAAGASAPTRLDPLQLFLDADIVVQLVITGLVLASIWVWTIVVSFSMKMGSVKRRSREFEEDFWQSENPEAMLGGRKGQANPSARVAAAGLDELKISTAGGVRDREGTRQRVALAMEGQVAVESDALAERLNFLATTGAVAPFVGLFGTVWGIMNSFFQIGSQQNSSLAVVAPGISEALFATAIGLFAAIPAVIAYNRFSHRVDGFQARLQRFADKVSAQIGRELDRA from the coding sequence ATGATCCTAGACATGATGAGTGCAGCAGGCGCCTCGGCGCCGACCCGGCTCGACCCGCTGCAATTGTTCCTCGATGCCGACATCGTCGTGCAGCTGGTCATCACCGGCCTCGTCCTCGCCAGTATCTGGGTGTGGACGATTGTCGTCTCCTTCTCGATGAAGATGGGCAGCGTGAAGCGCCGCTCGCGTGAGTTCGAGGAAGATTTCTGGCAGTCGGAAAATCCCGAAGCCATGCTGGGCGGCCGCAAGGGGCAGGCCAATCCGTCCGCCCGCGTCGCGGCGGCGGGCCTGGATGAGCTGAAGATATCCACCGCGGGCGGCGTGCGCGATCGCGAAGGCACGCGGCAGCGGGTGGCGCTGGCCATGGAAGGGCAGGTTGCCGTCGAAAGCGATGCGCTGGCGGAGCGACTCAACTTCCTCGCCACCACTGGTGCCGTCGCCCCCTTTGTTGGCCTGTTCGGCACCGTATGGGGCATCATGAACAGCTTCTTTCAGATCGGCAGCCAGCAGAACAGCTCTCTCGCCGTGGTTGCCCCCGGTATTTCGGAGGCGCTTTTCGCCACGGCCATCGGCCTGTTCGCGGCCATCCCGGCGGTGATCGCCTACAACCGCTTCAGCCACCGGGTGGATGGTTTCCAGGCCCGCCTGCAGCGCTTCGCAGACAAGGTGAGCGCGCAGATCGGGCGTGAGTTGGACCGCGCCTGA